From Larus michahellis chromosome 8, bLarMic1.1, whole genome shotgun sequence, one genomic window encodes:
- the UQCRC2 gene encoding cytochrome b-c1 complex subunit 2, mitochondrial yields the protein MKGFPVVARSLSKRLYSLKVAPKVASSATAERVKLSPESEDLEITKLPNGLIIASLENFCPASRIGVFIKAGSRYETASNLGTAHLLRLASNLTTKGASSFRITRGIEAVGGSLSVYSTREKMTYSVECLRDYVDTVMEYLLNVTTASEFRPWEVADLQPRLKVDKAIAFQNPQVGVLENLHAAAYKNALANPLYCPDYTIGKITSEQLHHFVQNNFTSARMALVGIGVKHSDLKQVAEHFLNIRSGAGISSAKAVYRGGEIREQNGDSLVHAAIVTEGAAVGSEEANAFSVLQHVLGAGPLIKRGSNVTSKLSQGIAKATTQPFDASAFNVNYSDSGLFGVYTISQAPNAGEVIKAALNQIKAVAQGSITDDDVKKAKNQLKATYLMSVETAEGLLNEIGSESLVSGTHTSPSVVAQKIDSVATADVVNAAKKFVNGKKSMAASGDLGNTPFLDEL from the exons ATGAAGGGGTTCCCGGTGGTTGCGCGCTCCCTCTCG AAGAGACTTTACTCACTTAAGGTTGCTCCTAAAGTTGCAAGCTCAGCAACTGCAGAACGAGTGAAGTTATCTCCAGAGTCTGAGGATCTTGAG ataacAAAACTACCAAATGGCTTAATTATTGCGTCTCTGGAAAATTTTTGTCCAGCTTCAAGAATTGGTGTGTTTATTAAAGCAGGCAGCAGATATGAAACCGCTAGTAACTTGGGAACTGCTCACTTGCTTCGTCTTGCATCTAATTTG acTACTAAAGGAGCATCTTCTTTCCGGATTACTCGTGGCATTGAAGCTGTTGGGGGTAGCCTAAG tgTGTACTCAACAAGAGAGAAAATGACTTACTCTGTTGAATGCCTGCGTGACTACGT CGACACAGTAATGGAGTACCTTCTTAATGTTACCACGGCATCAGAGTTCAGACCATGGGAAGTAGCTGATCTTCAGCCACGATTAAAAGTTGACAAAGCAATCGCATTTCAGAATCCTCAAGTTG GAGTGCTGGAAAACTTGCATGCTGCAGCTTATAAGAATGCTCTGGCAAACCCCTTATATTGTCCAGATTACACAATTGGAAAAATTACTTCTGAGCAG CTTCACCATTTTGTACAGAACAATTTCACCAGTGCGAGAATGGCTCTTGTAGGAATAG GTGTAAAGCACTCTGACTTAAAGCAAGTTGCAGAGCACTTTCTAAATATCCGAAGTGGAGCTGGTATTTCAAGTGCAAAGGCTGTCTATCGAGGGG GAGAAATCAGAGAGCAGAATGGTGATAGCCTTGTCCATGCTGCTATCGTAAcagaaggagctgctgttggaAGTGAAGAAGCAAACGCGTTCAGTGTTCTCCAGCATGTTTTAGGTGCTGGACCCCTTATCAAGAGGGGAAGCAATGTTACCAGCAAATTGTCCCAGGGTATTGCTAAAGCAACTACCCAGCCATTTGAT GCTTCCGCATTTAATGTTAATTACTCCGATTCTGGGCTCTTTGGGGTTTATACCATATCCCAGGCTCCAAATGCTGGGGAG GTAATTAAAGCTGCTTTGAACCAGATAAAGGCAGTTGCTCAGGGTAGCATCACCGATGACGATGTCAAAAAGGCAAA AAATCAGCTGAAAGCCACCTATTTGATGTCAGTGGAGACTGCAGAAGGGTTACTGAATGAAATTGGCTCCGAGTCACTGGTTTCTGGCACACACACATCACCATCTGTTGTTGCTCAAAAAATCGACTCTGTAGCCACTGCTGATGTTGTGAAT gCTGCAAAGAAGTTTGTCAATGGGAAGAAATCAATGGCAGCTAGTGGGGATTTGGGAAATACTCCTTTTCTTGATGAGTTGTAA